A genomic stretch from Chryseobacterium sp. SNU WT5 includes:
- a CDS encoding efflux RND transporter periplasmic adaptor subunit: MKFNILVMVLLVFLFSCKKEEDPHANHDIYYTCSMHPQIVADKPGKCPICHMDLVPVEKKKNDDPNALVLNDEQIKLGNIKTVSLGNDELSDKLTLTGTLNFNQYKMHSVSSRVMGRVEKLYYKNIGEFVPQGSPLIEIYSEELNNAKQEYLLALERQHLFKGNTSIDFDQLLQSSRNKLSLWGMSKGQIAQLERTRKAPLTTTIYSTGSGYITDLNISEGAYLSEGGTILTLADLSTLWAEAQVYSSQMALIHRDTKVIVSIPDMDNLKIEGKIDFTNPEINSASRINLVRVSIPNKDNLLKPGMPVYVLVENESRKTLTLPTDAVIRDGKMATVWVKTAKNTFVNKMVKTGLETDDRIEILSGVKEDDEIVISGTYLLNSEYIFKKGADPMAGHDM, from the coding sequence ATGAAATTCAATATTCTAGTAATGGTACTGCTGGTTTTTCTCTTTTCCTGTAAAAAAGAAGAAGATCCACACGCGAACCACGATATATACTACACCTGCTCAATGCATCCACAAATCGTGGCAGACAAACCTGGTAAATGTCCCATTTGTCATATGGATCTTGTTCCTGTAGAGAAGAAAAAAAATGATGATCCGAACGCACTTGTACTGAATGATGAGCAGATCAAACTGGGCAATATAAAAACAGTCAGTCTCGGAAATGATGAATTGTCCGACAAATTAACACTTACTGGAACACTCAATTTCAATCAGTATAAAATGCATTCTGTCAGTTCCCGCGTCATGGGCAGAGTGGAAAAATTGTACTATAAAAACATCGGCGAATTCGTTCCTCAAGGTTCTCCTTTAATAGAAATTTACAGTGAAGAACTGAATAATGCCAAACAGGAATATCTTTTGGCATTAGAGCGGCAACATCTTTTTAAAGGAAATACCTCCATCGATTTCGATCAGTTGCTCCAAAGTTCCCGCAATAAACTTTCGCTGTGGGGAATGTCTAAAGGTCAGATCGCCCAGTTGGAAAGAACGCGAAAAGCACCGCTCACTACCACAATATATAGTACTGGGTCAGGATACATCACAGATTTAAATATATCAGAAGGTGCATATCTCTCAGAAGGTGGAACCATTTTGACGCTTGCCGATCTTTCTACACTTTGGGCAGAAGCTCAGGTTTATTCTTCGCAAATGGCACTGATCCATCGGGATACAAAAGTGATCGTTTCCATCCCCGATATGGATAATTTGAAAATTGAAGGAAAAATCGATTTTACCAATCCAGAAATAAATTCCGCCAGCAGAATAAATCTGGTGCGGGTTTCCATTCCCAACAAAGATAATTTGCTAAAACCCGGAATGCCGGTTTATGTTTTGGTAGAAAACGAGTCCCGCAAAACGCTGACTTTGCCAACAGACGCTGTGATTCGTGATGGAAAAATGGCGACGGTTTGGGTAAAAACTGCAAAAAATACCTTCGTCAATAAAATGGTGAAAACAGGTTTAGAAACGGACGACCGTATTGAAATTTTGTCGGGCGTCAAAGAAGATGATGAGATTGTGATTTCGGGAACTTATCTGCTCAATAGCGAATATATTTTCAAAAAAGGTGCAGATCCAATGGCGGGTCACGATATGTAA
- a CDS encoding helix-turn-helix domain-containing protein — protein MKTTLYIKNMVCDRCKTAVIRELNALGYHIDSLELGQVVLDQDTPVEISKLEKILQELGFELLIDETDVLVEKIKTAIINKVENQDHSNLSIFLSSTFNKSYPVLSKLFSLKEGISIEKYRINLQMEKVKEMIQLGELNFSEIAYTLDYNNSGHLAKQFKHETGMSMTEFKNIRKWDRKSIDDIV, from the coding sequence ATGAAAACAACTTTATATATAAAAAATATGGTGTGCGACCGCTGTAAGACGGCGGTGATTCGAGAGCTAAATGCTTTAGGCTATCATATTGATTCTTTGGAATTAGGGCAAGTTGTGCTGGATCAGGATACGCCAGTTGAGATTTCTAAATTGGAAAAGATTTTACAAGAACTCGGTTTTGAATTGTTGATAGACGAAACAGATGTATTGGTTGAAAAAATAAAAACAGCAATTATCAATAAAGTTGAAAATCAAGACCATTCTAATCTTTCTATTTTTTTAAGTTCGACCTTTAATAAGTCTTATCCTGTCTTGAGTAAATTATTTAGTTTAAAGGAAGGTATTTCCATCGAAAAATACAGGATTAATTTACAGATGGAAAAAGTAAAGGAAATGATCCAGTTAGGAGAATTGAATTTTTCAGAAATAGCCTACACTTTAGATTATAACAACAGTGGACATTTAGCGAAACAGTTTAAACATGAAACAGGGATGTCTATGACGGAATTTAAAAATATTCGGAAGTGGGATAGAAAATCTATCGATGATATTGTGTAA
- a CDS encoding efflux RND transporter periplasmic adaptor subunit has translation MKKIILFTLMLFTLSACEKLKFWEDSHSQAAGLHTYTCPMHPEIISDKPGKCPKCGMDLVLKDAPAQKEDGIKLDDLLQPTNNYVVSQLPVIRLSKENIPTTVDALGIVDYDTRQIGTISSRIAGRIEKLYVRYKFQKVSKGQRILDIYSPELLTAQQNHLFVLKNDRSNAMMINASRQKLLLLGMPASQIQSISRKGKPDLSVPVFSNYSGYIQSAGGMANQSQPTEVMQANSVTAELPLKEGMYLQKGENIFTVYNPNRSWALLNIFAEDIALVSKGQSVTVIPQNDPSSRFKGTIDFIEPFFRPDSKTVTARVYFDNSVAKIPIGTQVNAEISSHSKSADWLPKTAVVSLGIDKIVFKKAPGGFTAHKVGTGAIVKDKIEIVSGLKPEDEVAENAQYLMDSESLIKVNK, from the coding sequence ATGAAAAAAATAATACTATTCACGTTAATGCTGTTCACTTTATCAGCTTGTGAAAAATTAAAATTCTGGGAAGACTCGCACTCGCAAGCTGCGGGACTGCATACTTATACCTGCCCAATGCATCCTGAAATAATTTCAGATAAACCTGGAAAATGTCCGAAATGCGGAATGGATCTGGTGCTGAAAGATGCGCCTGCACAAAAAGAAGATGGTATCAAACTGGACGATCTTTTACAACCCACCAATAACTATGTTGTTTCTCAGTTGCCTGTTATTCGTCTATCGAAGGAAAATATTCCAACCACCGTTGATGCATTGGGCATTGTAGATTACGACACGCGCCAGATCGGAACGATCTCTTCCCGAATTGCCGGAAGGATCGAGAAATTGTATGTTCGGTACAAATTCCAAAAAGTTTCCAAAGGTCAACGGATTTTGGACATTTACAGTCCAGAGTTACTCACGGCACAGCAAAATCATTTATTCGTGTTGAAAAATGACCGTTCAAACGCTATGATGATCAATGCATCCCGACAAAAATTGCTTCTTTTGGGAATGCCAGCGTCACAGATTCAAAGTATCAGCAGGAAAGGTAAACCAGATTTGAGTGTTCCTGTCTTTAGCAATTACAGCGGATATATTCAATCTGCCGGAGGTATGGCAAACCAGTCACAACCGACTGAAGTAATGCAGGCCAATTCAGTTACTGCAGAATTGCCACTTAAAGAAGGTATGTATCTGCAAAAAGGAGAAAATATATTTACGGTGTACAATCCCAATCGAAGTTGGGCACTCCTCAATATTTTTGCAGAAGATATTGCTTTGGTGAGCAAAGGGCAGTCGGTTACCGTTATTCCGCAAAACGATCCGTCAAGTCGGTTTAAAGGTACCATTGATTTTATTGAACCTTTCTTCCGTCCGGATAGCAAAACAGTTACAGCAAGAGTTTATTTCGACAACAGCGTAGCGAAAATACCGATTGGTACTCAGGTAAATGCCGAAATTTCAAGCCACTCTAAATCAGCCGATTGGTTACCAAAAACAGCCGTAGTTTCTTTGGGTATTGATAAAATTGTCTTTAAGAAAGCACCTGGCGGTTTCACTGCTCACAAAGTCGGAACCGGCGCTATCGTAAAAGATAAAATTGAAATTGTAAGTGGGTTGAAACCCGAAGACGAAGTAGCAGAAAATGCTCAATATCTCATGGATAGTGAAAGTCTGATAAAAGTAAACAAGTAA
- a CDS encoding SHOCT domain-containing protein — protein MHYYDGSFGGMHLIWWILWFLFLAWIFFIPADIPYQKNKKESPLDILKKRFAQGEISKEEFNEAKTIINSAT, from the coding sequence ATGCACTACTACGACGGAAGTTTTGGAGGTATGCACCTAATCTGGTGGATCCTATGGTTCTTATTTTTAGCCTGGATATTTTTTATTCCCGCAGATATTCCTTATCAAAAAAATAAAAAAGAAAGCCCATTAGATATTTTGAAAAAAAGATTTGCCCAAGGCGAGATAAGCAAGGAGGAATTTAATGAGGCGAAAACAATTATCAATTCGGCTACTTAA